AGTATGCGGCTCCGCTCGAAAACATGGGAGTCGAGAAAAGTACCATCTCTTGATCGGAGCTGCGTTTGTTAAGCCAGTGGGCGAAGTCCCTTTCTACGAAACTTTGCTTTTGCAGAGTATTGAGTTGGGCAATGTCCGTTGCGTATCCGTCTTGTGTCAAAGAAACTAGTAAGCCCGGAAGCGAGATCGCCGCGACGGCAATTTTTTTCAGGATGTCCAAGATCGAGGTGCTATCTACCTTAGAGCAAAGCACGGCGATGAGGCAAACGATGTAGAGATCGAAAAGACTCCACCATCGTATTTGAATCATGGATATGACAAAAGCCAGGAAAGCGGCCGAGAAAGCGAAGAGCGCTCTGCTGCGGATCTCGCTGCCTACCTTTCCCATGACGAGAAGAGCCAGAGCGTAGAAGAGTGCAGCGACTGGGGCGAGCACGGCGAATTTCATGGCTCCATCCGATTTCTGCAGCCACGCGCCGAAGCTCTCGGCTATTCCTCCGCTGGGATGATTCGCTATCTGGCGAGCGTAAAAATCATTGGCCAAAAGAGAGCCGGTTTCGCTTATCATTGAAGCAATCGGCCACAGTAGGAGCAGTACCAAGCTCGCAATCAGAACAGCACGATGACTGGTTTTGAATTCAGCCCAGCCTGTTCTCTTGAATCGTGATAAACTACTCAGGAGTCCGCCGGCTCCTAGGTAGAATAAGGCTTGGAGTGGATTTACTGTATCTAGGTTTAGGCTGAAGGATTCTGAGCCAAGCTCGAACAGGCTGCTTGCCAAAACGATAGTCGCGGACGAAACACCCCAGTTAAACCACGGACCGGATCTATCTTCGTTCTTCGGCGAAAAAAGTTCGCCAACTATACCGGCGATCAAGGTCATTAGTAGAACCGGAAGTTGAAAATCAGCATCGTTCCAAAGCCCTAAACCTCCGAATACCCCTGCGGCGGCGAAGTGCCACCTCGCGTTTTTGGCGTTTGAGAATAGTGGTAGCAAGCTTCCCAAGGCTAGGACCCATGACAAGGAATGGGGGTCAGGCGCTCCTGCCTGAAAGCTAGCGTTTAATGGGAAAATCCAAAGGCAAGTAAGGGGAAAGAGGGCTGCCGAAATCCTTCCAATAAACAATGCGGTATAGAGGGTCCCTAATGCTAAAAAGATTCCAAATAAGAGGGGGTCGGAAAACAGAGCTGCTCGTTCGATCGAATAGCCAAGTGGTTCGTTTTTTATTGTCCCGTAGAGCCAGCCTGTCGCCGTCAACCAAATACGATAAGGTGAAGTTCGAAACGCTTCGCGTCCTTCAGGGGCGCTATCGTACTCGATATGGCGGAGTCTGAATGAGCCTTGTTCGGCAGACAATTGCGCCTCGGTGATCCACCAGTAGCTTGGATTGTGGTGGCCCGGAATGATCAAATTCCGCTGGCCCAATTCGTATCCAGTCGGACTGTCGTTGTCGCGAGCTGGCGTTTCCACAGACCAGTTTTCTATAGCGCTCAGACTTGTTATTTGATCGATTCGATTCGCAGTGGAAAACCAATGTGTCAGCAGGGCGAAGATTAGAGTAGCCCACCAGATATGACGGATGAAAAGGGGTGGTTTGGTAGGTGCCGGGGTATCGGGCGCAGACATTTTTTCGAGGAGCTTGCGGGGAGTGATCTTTGCTGGATAGCGGGCTCTGTTGCCCTTGACTAAGTCCTTCCGCAGAAGATCATTTTTAGGCTGTGTTATGCTGATGAAAGGACTAGACAGAGAGGGGGCGAACGCGAGCCTGAATGTGCAGAATTATCTCAAAAAAAAGGCGTACTTAGCCGTTGTTTTCCTCGGCGGAATTGGGTGTTTCAATGCCTCAGGCACCATCGAATCAACCGCTTTGATTGAGCGTGTAGAGAATGGCGGAGAGACGCTTTTTACAGAGCTTTCGGAGCTGCGTACTGGGATTTTGATTACGAATAACTACGATGATCCGCGCATGTGGGGAGACTTACATAGCGAGTACAACGTAGGAGCCATCGGAACAGGCGTGGCGATTGGAGATTATGACGCTGATGGGCGACCCGATATTTTTGTGGTCAGCAAGATCGAGCCTAGCCGGCTATTCAGAAATCTTGGCGACTGGAAATTCGAAGACGTAACGGAAGCGGCTGGATTGTTGGATGAAAGCGGCGAGTGGAAACAGGGGAGTTCCTTCGTAGATGTCGACAACGACGGTTGGCTGGATCTTTACCTCTGCCGTTTTGGAGTGCCGAATCAGCTTTTCATGAACCAGGGCGACGGCACTTTCCGGGAGGAGGCTGCAGCCCGCGGTTTGGCTCTGATAGACTCATCGGGAATGGGTTGTTTCGCAGACTACGATCGCGATGGTTGGCTAGATGTATTTGTGCAGACAAATTTGCTGGATGCGATGCAGAGTGTCGAAGGGCAAAGGGATCGTCTGTACCGAAATCGAGGAGACGGTACTTTTGAGGAAGTAAGTGATGAAGCAGGTATCTTAGCTCAACCGACCCAAGGCCACTCTGCTACTTGGTGGGATCAAAACAATGATGGCTGGCTTGACCTTTATGTCGCAAATGACTTCGCGGTCCCGGATTTTTTGTATCGGAATAGTGGGGATGGAACTTTTACCAATGTGATTGATCAGGCCCTGCCTCATATGCCGTTTTCCGCCATGGGAGCGGATTTAGGCGATGTAGACAATGACGGGCTCATTGATTTTTTTGTAGCGGACATGGCAGGCTTGAAACACGAGTTTAGCCAAAGGGGAATCACCGATACGCGCGCTATGTTGCGTAGTGATCAAAATGAGCTTCGCGATGTTTCGGTCCAGATTCACTACAATGCCTTCTCGTTGAATACAGGTACCGACCGTAGTTTAGAGGCAGCCCATCTGGCTGGTTTGGAAGGGACGGATTGGACTTGGTCTCCGAGGTTTGAGGACCTGAACAGTGATGGACGTCTGGATCTGTTTATAACCAACGGCATGGATCGAGAGCACAACAACCTAGACTTCATTACCAAGAAGTTGAGGGCTACCAATATCTCAGGGCGTATCCGAATTACTAAGATGATGTCGGTTCTCGAGCAGGAAAATCTGGCTTTTGCGAACCGAGGAAACCTTCAATTCGATGAGGTCGGTGGCGAATGGGGCTTGGATAAAATGGGAGTGAGCTTTGGATCCGCTTTAGGTGACCTCGATGGAGATGGGGATCTAGACATCGTGTTTGGTAACTTTAAGGAAGGACCAACCGTTTTGCGTAATGATGGTGTGCAAGGGCATAACCTGATCGTTGAGCTTCGCGGAGTGATTTCCAACCGCTTTGGGATCGGGGCTAAAGTTGAAATTGTTACCTCCACTGGGAAGCAGACTCGGCAGCTTATATCGGCCAGAGGCTACCTTTCAACTAGCGAGCCCGTGGTCCATTTTGGTGTGCCGTCAGGCGAGGAGATTGAAAAGATGACAGTCGTTTGGCCCAGTGGAAATGTGCAGGAATTCTCGGGTATCGAGGTCGATAAAAAATACCTTGTTACTGAATTCTCTCATTTAGAGGAAGAGTTCCGTCAGGATAATACAACTACAGATGTGCCATTGTTCCGGGATGCTTCAGTTGCTCTGGGGCTTGCGGTGCGTCAAAAGGAGGAGAAGCTGGAAGGAACTGTTTCGCAACCCTTGTTGCATAAGCGTTTTAATCGGAGAGGTCCGAGTCTGGCCATCGGCGATCTTGATGGGGACGCGATCGATGAGGTCTTGTTTGGCGCGACAGCCGTAGATGGAGTGAAGTTGTTTCAAAAAGAGGGTGATACGTTCCGTCTTGTGAATACAGGAGGATTGAGTGCGAGTCCCTTGATAAACCAGGGTCCGAGCTTGATCTTCGATGCCAATGGAGACGGCTTAAACGATGTGTTTTTGACTGGAGGCGGCGCTGCGTTGCCTGCCGAAGAACCTGAGTACGAGCCTGAACTTTGGTTGAATCAAGGTGGCCTAAAATTTTCGAAAGCGCCTGAAGGCTATTTGCCCTCTCTGCCTATCAGCGCTGGGGCCGCGGTTGCCGCGGACTTCGATAGGGATGGCCGACTAGACGTGTTCATTGGGGGGCGCTTATACCCCGGTTATTATCCAGAAGCGGCCGGTAGCGCTTTATTGCTGCAAAGAGAATCTGGATTCCAAGATCGTAGTTTTTCCATGGGTTCGGTCTTGGCAGAGGTTGGGCTTGTTACCTCCGCTTTGGCGAGCGATGTCGATCAGGACGGATGGATCGATTTACTCGTTTCTCTAGAATGGGGAGGGGTGAAGGCTTTTCGAAACGAGGAGGGACAAACCTTTAGAGACGCGTCACGTGACTGGGGATTCAGCGAAGCGGGATCTGGGCTTTGGACCAGCATCGCAGGCGGTGATTTTAACGAGGACGGCATCATGGACTATGCGGTTGGAAACCAAGGTTTGAATACGCTTTACTCTGGTACGAAAGAGCATCCGATGAAGCTCTTTGTCTACGATTTTGCCGGGAGCGGTGAACCCCAATTGGTCCTCTCCTACAACGTTGATGGTTTCCTCAGCCCGGTGGCAAGCCGCGGAGAGCTGGCTTCGAAGATTCCCGAGGTACGCAGGAAGTTTCCGTCGAATGACCGGTTTGCGGCTGCCAGTATGGAGGAGATCTTTGGAGAAGCAGCGCTAGCGAAGGCGGATGTTTATGAGGCCGGCGAGATGCGTAGCGGTGTTTTCCTCTCGCAGGCGAAAGGAACATATCTGTTTTCTCCGCTTCCTATGCTCGCTCAGATTTCACCAGTACAAGGCATCGTGGCGAGCGATTTTAATGGAGACGGTCACTGCGATATAGCGCTCGTTCACAACGACTATTCTTCACTTCCTGCTCAAGGTAGATTCGACAGCGGGCTTGGTTCCGTCCTATTGGGCGATGGGGCGGGTGGGTTTGAAGAGATGTCTACCGTTCGCAGTGGCTGGCAAATTCCGGGTAATGCTAAGGCTTTAAGCATAGGCGATTTCAATCTCGATGCTCTTCCTGATCTGTTAGCGACTCGGAATGATCAAGAGAGTATGGCTGTGCTGAATACAGGTAACGATGGAACTGGCAGGATTTGCTATGCTTTGAAGCTAAATGGGCCCCAAGGGAATCCCGATGGAATTGGAGCTCGTCTACTTTTGGAGAGCTTATCTCATGGGTCGCAGTCTCAGGAAATGCATGCGGGAGGAGGGTATGCCAGCCAATCGTCTTCGACCTTTTTCTTTACGATTAAACGTGAACAGTTTGTGGATACGAAAGTCTCTGTGATCTGGCCGGATGCATCAGTAACCGATGTAGCTCTTCCGGATAAGGAAGGCTATTTCGAAGTCGGTTATTAGCCGTTATTCTTTCGAACTCCGACAAGTCTTTGAACGAAAAAAGCCTCCCGCGAAAACGGGAGGCTTTGTTTAGAATGGCGTTTGGTTTCTGCTAGAAACTAAAGGTATTGGTTATGTACCACTCTTCGGTCGGCGCTATTCTCACGCCAGCCCAAGAGCCATCCGGTTGAACTGATATGGGGATCAGATCGTCGTCCGCGAATGCGTTCCTGATATTAAGTTGAACCTTCCAGTCCACCTTGTCGTTTAGCGGGCGAGAGTAGCTGGCCCAGAGGTCGATGGCATCTTCGCTAGGTCCGTAGTATGGGTTTGCGAAGTCGAAGTTGTATACGCCATCGGTTCCTTGGCTGATTGGGTAGCCGATTGCGACCTTGTCCTGCCAACGGTAGCTACCACCTATATTCACTCCCTTTAGCTTTCCATCGGAGAACGCGTAATTGGTAATGATGTTGTAGCGCCACTTACGAAGTTCTGGAACATTGCTGCCTTCTTGGAGCTTCATGAGTACGTAGTTGGCTCTCCAAGGAGAGTAGATGGAGCTGTAGATGGCTCCACCTGGGTTACCCCAACGTGGTAGTGCCCCTGCCTCTGTTCCGATCAGCATGGAATCCATGTATGCAACGAATTCGTCAATCGTTTCACCGCCGACGTTGTCGTAGTAGGCCTCAGACTTGGACGCGTTCATAGAGATGCGCCAGTTTGGAGTTGGGTTTGCAGTGAGTTCGAATTCGTAACCTTCGGAGTACGTGTCGGCTGTTACTGCAAAGTTTTGCGGAGCAGTCG
The sequence above is a segment of the Pelagicoccus albus genome. Coding sequences within it:
- a CDS encoding FG-GAP-like repeat-containing protein, with amino-acid sequence MLMKGLDREGANASLNVQNYLKKKAYLAVVFLGGIGCFNASGTIESTALIERVENGGETLFTELSELRTGILITNNYDDPRMWGDLHSEYNVGAIGTGVAIGDYDADGRPDIFVVSKIEPSRLFRNLGDWKFEDVTEAAGLLDESGEWKQGSSFVDVDNDGWLDLYLCRFGVPNQLFMNQGDGTFREEAAARGLALIDSSGMGCFADYDRDGWLDVFVQTNLLDAMQSVEGQRDRLYRNRGDGTFEEVSDEAGILAQPTQGHSATWWDQNNDGWLDLYVANDFAVPDFLYRNSGDGTFTNVIDQALPHMPFSAMGADLGDVDNDGLIDFFVADMAGLKHEFSQRGITDTRAMLRSDQNELRDVSVQIHYNAFSLNTGTDRSLEAAHLAGLEGTDWTWSPRFEDLNSDGRLDLFITNGMDREHNNLDFITKKLRATNISGRIRITKMMSVLEQENLAFANRGNLQFDEVGGEWGLDKMGVSFGSALGDLDGDGDLDIVFGNFKEGPTVLRNDGVQGHNLIVELRGVISNRFGIGAKVEIVTSTGKQTRQLISARGYLSTSEPVVHFGVPSGEEIEKMTVVWPSGNVQEFSGIEVDKKYLVTEFSHLEEEFRQDNTTTDVPLFRDASVALGLAVRQKEEKLEGTVSQPLLHKRFNRRGPSLAIGDLDGDAIDEVLFGATAVDGVKLFQKEGDTFRLVNTGGLSASPLINQGPSLIFDANGDGLNDVFLTGGGAALPAEEPEYEPELWLNQGGLKFSKAPEGYLPSLPISAGAAVAADFDRDGRLDVFIGGRLYPGYYPEAAGSALLLQRESGFQDRSFSMGSVLAEVGLVTSALASDVDQDGWIDLLVSLEWGGVKAFRNEEGQTFRDASRDWGFSEAGSGLWTSIAGGDFNEDGIMDYAVGNQGLNTLYSGTKEHPMKLFVYDFAGSGEPQLVLSYNVDGFLSPVASRGELASKIPEVRRKFPSNDRFAAASMEEIFGEAALAKADVYEAGEMRSGVFLSQAKGTYLFSPLPMLAQISPVQGIVASDFNGDGHCDIALVHNDYSSLPAQGRFDSGLGSVLLGDGAGGFEEMSTVRSGWQIPGNAKALSIGDFNLDALPDLLATRNDQESMAVLNTGNDGTGRICYALKLNGPQGNPDGIGARLLLESLSHGSQSQEMHAGGGYASQSSSTFFFTIKREQFVDTKVSVIWPDASVTDVALPDKEGYFEVGY
- a CDS encoding tetratricopeptide repeat protein, whose translation is MSAPDTPAPTKPPLFIRHIWWATLIFALLTHWFSTANRIDQITSLSAIENWSVETPARDNDSPTGYELGQRNLIIPGHHNPSYWWITEAQLSAEQGSFRLRHIEYDSAPEGREAFRTSPYRIWLTATGWLYGTIKNEPLGYSIERAALFSDPLLFGIFLALGTLYTALFIGRISAALFPLTCLWIFPLNASFQAGAPDPHSLSWVLALGSLLPLFSNAKNARWHFAAAGVFGGLGLWNDADFQLPVLLMTLIAGIVGELFSPKNEDRSGPWFNWGVSSATIVLASSLFELGSESFSLNLDTVNPLQALFYLGAGGLLSSLSRFKRTGWAEFKTSHRAVLIASLVLLLLWPIASMISETGSLLANDFYARQIANHPSGGIAESFGAWLQKSDGAMKFAVLAPVAALFYALALLVMGKVGSEIRSRALFAFSAAFLAFVISMIQIRWWSLFDLYIVCLIAVLCSKVDSTSILDILKKIAVAAISLPGLLVSLTQDGYATDIAQLNTLQKQSFVERDFAHWLNKRSSDQEMVLFSTPMFSSGAAYYGGFDVIVSADEANKTGYDKAIRLASSDSQQETTILLESNKITHVVLPMWDPMFEQFVRIGTGKPRGEELPQNAFVVALKDWDIPLWMQALNYSLPQGSGLESFELNAFALQAEQDPEMALSRLADLFVERGKLWEAKSIREALTQYPRDVNALAAIANIDYATREKAKLEESMEAVIPYLSRRSARNLPLDRRVNLAALFARTQKLDLAKTQIRAGMDNLDAEQLKRLSPAATGALLALSKALKIPFPDDELEQTALELVATEVRQKFEN